The bacterium nucleotide sequence CGCGCGGGTGCCGGGCACCCCTTCGCGCTCCAATTGGCTGAGAAGTTCGACCTCGATCTGGCGGAACACCCCTTCCCAGACATCGGAAGCGGTGTCGTTGAGGCGCAGCCGGACCGTCCGGACGGCATCGTAGCGGAGATCCGCAACGAGGCATCCGTACGCCGAGAACGCACTGGAATGGGAAGGCACCAGGATCTTCGGCATTCCCAGCGTCTGCGCCAGCCGCCCGGCGTGGATCGGCCCGGCCCCCCCGTAGGCGATCAGGCCGCATCGGCGCACGTCATGCCCGCGGTACACCGATACCGTCCGGATCGCGCGGACCATCGCCGCGTTGGCGATCTCCACGATCCCCGAGGCGGCGTCGAGTGCAGAAAGACCTATGCGCGACCCCACCGATTCCACGGCACGCCAGGCGCGTTGGGGGTCGAGCCGCAGCCCCCCCAGCGACGCCTCCGGATTGATATAGCCCAGGACGACGCATGCATCGGTCACGGTCGCCGCCTCTCCGCCGCGGCCGTAACACGCCGGGCCCGGGGACGCGCCGGCACTTTGCGGTCCGACGCGCAGCGCCCCCGCCGGATCTATCCACACCAGCGATCCCCCACCTGCGCCGATGCTCTCCACCGCGAGGGATCGCATCCGCACCGGCTGGCCCCCGACTCGGCGTTCCGATACGGTCTCCACGCGACCCTCGCGGATGAGGCACACATCCGTGGACGTCCCTCCCATATCGAGCGTCACCGCATCGCCGAGGCCGGCTCGGGCGCCCACGGCCCGGGCCGCCGCCACCCCACCCGCGGGGCCGGACATGAGCATCGCCAGCGGGAGCCTCCGCATCGAGCCGGCCGTCGCCATGCCGCCGCTTGACTGCATGAGGCGCAGCGGGACCTGGTATCCGGCCTCAGCGAACCCGGCCTGCAGATCCCCAAGGTAGCGCTCCACCAGCGGCATGAGGAGCGCATTGGCGCACGTGGTGTGCGTCCGTTCGTACTCACGGTACTCCCCGTTGACGGCGGAGGAGAGGCAGACGCGGGGCACCATCCCTGCCAGAAGGTGCGCGACGCGGAGTTCATGGACAGGGTTGGCATATGCGTGCAGCAGACAGACGGCCACCGCCTCGACACGCTGACGCTTGAGGATCGCCCCCGCGCGGCGAACGTCGGCCTCCTCGAGCGGCACCAGGACCTCTCCGTTGTGATCGATGCGCTCCGTCACTTCGAACCGGAGGTCCCGGGGGACCAGCGGAGACGCTCGCCCGGGTACGTCGAGGCGGTAGAGGTGGTCGCGTTGCTGCCGGCCGATCTCCAAGACGTCGCGAAACCCGCGCGTGGTGACCAACGCCGTCCGCGCTCCGCGGCCCTCAAGCATGGCGTTGGTGACC carries:
- a CDS encoding hydantoinase/oxoprolinase family protein yields the protein MGIPIRVGIDVGGTFTDLVAQPPAGGALRILKVPTTSDPSEAVLAGLRTLLRHDEEVVTLTHGTTAVTNAMLEGRGARTALVTTRGFRDVLEIGRQQRDHLYRLDVPGRASPLVPRDLRFEVTERIDHNGEVLVPLEEADVRRAGAILKRQRVEAVAVCLLHAYANPVHELRVAHLLAGMVPRVCLSSAVNGEYREYERTHTTCANALLMPLVERYLGDLQAGFAEAGYQVPLRLMQSSGGMATAGSMRRLPLAMLMSGPAGGVAAARAVGARAGLGDAVTLDMGGTSTDVCLIREGRVETVSERRVGGQPVRMRSLAVESIGAGGGSLVWIDPAGALRVGPQSAGASPGPACYGRGGEAATVTDACVVLGYINPEASLGGLRLDPQRAWRAVESVGSRIGLSALDAASGIVEIANAAMVRAIRTVSVYRGHDVRRCGLIAYGGAGPIHAGRLAQTLGMPKILVPSHSSAFSAYGCLVADLRYDAVRTVRLRLNDTASDVWEGVFRQIEVELLSQLEREGVPGTRAVMRRSMDLRYEGQNYELEVPVEMGDGAGTIRGRFDEIHHRLYEYTTDEPIEGVNLRAAAIVASEAAPLVDERAASYSGPAQERRAYYAGQGWITTPVYARGALPLGREIGGPGIIEDTWSTILVSPGQRFHKDPQGHVWIEADA